One window from the genome of Ananas comosus cultivar F153 linkage group 13, ASM154086v1, whole genome shotgun sequence encodes:
- the LOC109719813 gene encoding UPF0503 protein At3g09070, chloroplastic-like encodes MLGIAGEPLPPPHPHLRAAAASCELHPEETVTGFCASCLRERLAGLDAAAASASAAAAAPGRKSTSALKSLFSKVSGGGGGGGGAQAPSSSSCSSAAFLRPELRRCKSFSCGRGGGGAPATSFEPQRRSCDVRGRSTLWTLFHQDDRDRVRDGAVHNPFLPSSSSSAAAAAAAELGGEIEVERPLDLGLPPPCVVETREEEEEEEEEEEEAGDEIRVSDPVLVLGSSGEIEGNETPELKPMKIHIDLESKSRKAPPKDLKEIAGSFWLAASVFSRKWHKWRRKQKLKKTANAASAAAASAAAQREKPLRPSSSSRLRLREKRFRDTQSEVAAGDALGRRSCDTDPRFSLDAGPRASFDDPRASWDEPRASWDGYLIGARSVLARLPPMLSVAEDDVSAAPAVPRSDGQIPVEEDAAAAASIPGGSAQTRDYYSDSNRRRRSFERSNSVRKASAEVVANARVASPPGGAEFYHFHHAAAVLDRDSRELNLSSNSLRDDVSESFESAFTNHHKGTHAKKSRRWSKAWNIWGFIYRRSGSKEGPNAIDRSFSRGHGNGKMLRSTSSVSARSSFSANGEFGSMRRIGLEGNGHAKKRRDDFVLERNRSARYSSPGRVDNGMLRFYLTPMRSGRRNGVSGKGRPVGSHSSARSMLRLY; translated from the coding sequence ATGCTGGGAATCGCCGGCGAGCCTCTTCCCCCGCCGCACCCCCACCTCCGCGCCGCCGCAGCGAGCTGCGAGCTCCACCCGGAGGAGACCGTCACCGGGTTCTGCGCCTCATGCCTCCGCGAGCGCCTCGCCGGGCTCGACGCCGCGGCCgcctcggcctccgccgccgcagcagcccCCGGGCGCAAGTCCACATCCGCCCTCAAGTCCCTCTTCTCCAAggtctccggcggcggcggcggcggcggtggagctCAGGctccgtcgtcgtcgtcgtgctCTAGCGCCGCCTTCCTCCGCCCGGAGCTCCGCCGGTGCAAGTCGTTCTCctgcggccgcggcggcggcggcgccccgGCGACGAGCTTCGAGCCGCAGCGCCGTTCCTGCGACGTCCGCGGCCGCAGCACGCTCTGGACCCTCTTCCACCAGGACGACAGGGACCGCGTCAGGGACGGCGCCGTCCATAACCCCTTCCtcccgtcctcctcctcctcggcggcggcggcggcggcggcggagctcggTGGGGAGATCGAGGTGGAGCGCCCCCTAGATCTAGGGCTCCCCCCTCCGTGCGTGGTCGAAACCcgcgaagaggaggaggaggaggaggaggaggaggaggaggcgggggaCGAGATTAGGGTGTCGGATCCGGTCCTCGTCCTGGGGAGCTCGGGGGAGATAGAAGGGAACGAGACCCCGGAGCTGAAGCCCATGAAGATCCACATCGATCTGGAGTCGAAGTCGCGGAAGGCCCCCCCCAAGGACCTAAAAGAGATCGCGGGGAGCTTCTGGCTCGCCGCCTCCGTCTTCAGCCGCAAGTGGCACAAGTGGCGGCGCAAGCAGAAGCTCAAGAAGACCGCCaacgccgcctccgccgccgcggcctctGCCGCCGCGCAGCGGGAGAAGCCCCTTCGGCCCTCTTCGTCCTCGCGGCTGCGGCTCCGGGAGAAGCGCTTCCGGGACACGCAATCCGAGGTCGCGGCTGGGGACGCGCTCGGGCGGAGGTCCTGCGACACCGACCCGCGCTTCTCCCTCGACGCGGGGCCCCGCGCCTCCTTCGACGACCCCCGCGCATCCTGGGACGAGCCCCGCGCCTCGTGGGACGGGTACCTCATCGGCGCCCGATCCGTGCTCGCGCGCCTCCCCCCCATGCTCTCCGTCGCCGAGGACGACGTCTCTGCCGCACCGGCTGTCCCCCGATCGGATGGTCAGATCCCCGTCGAGGAGGACGCAGCCGCCGCTGCGAGCATCCCGGGCGGCTCCGCCCAGACGCGCGATTACTACTCGGACTCCAACCGCAGGCGCCGCAGCTTCGAGCGGTCCAATTCTGTTCGCAAAGCGTCGGCTGAGGTGGTCGCCAATGCCAGGGTGGCGTCACCGCCCGGTGGTGCGGAGTTCTACCACTTCCACCATGCTGCGGCCGTGCTCGATCGCGATTCAAGAGAGTTGAATTTGAGCTCCAACTCTCTGAGAGATGACGTCTCGGAGAGCTTTGAATCGGCCTTCACAAACCATCATAAAGGGACGCATGCGAAGAAGTCCAGAAGATGGAGCAAAGCGTGGAACATTTGGGGGTTTATATACCGTAGAAGCGGCAGCAAGGAAGGACCCAATGCGATCGATAGATCTTTCTCGAGGGGGCATGGCAACGGCAAGATGCTAAGGAGCACTAGCAGTGTGAGCGCGAGGAGTTCGTTTAGTGCCAATGGTGAGTTTGGAAGCATGAGGAGGATAGGATTAGAGGGCAATGGTCATGCGAAGAAGAGGAGGGATGACTTTGTGCTGGAGAGGAATAGGAGTGCTAGGTATTCTTCTCCGGGTCGGGTCGATAATGGGATGCTTCGGTTTTACTTGACGCCGATGAGAAGTGGACGGAGGAATGGAGTTTCCGGGAAGGGGAGGCCTGTAGGCTCTCATTCCTCTGCAAGGAGCATGCTTCGGTTGTATTGA
- the LOC109719816 gene encoding uncharacterized protein LOC109719816: MITLKAIQPSIPTLHQSFPCRRNFTNKDKNKSTHCFCSSNDDGSDSSPSSGDKRKQELLARIAMLQAQKVRLTNFLDERADYLAKFAEDANSQFDEIGQNALKELDEAGSRIMENLESRMQAFEETAEVNRQEIEKNEKVLEEFEDQMERDRNEGLFFKNLREKKPTDKAAAKLEAQKLKEITKENAGSKLRRNIYLVLMSLLAVAIADGLFNTTEVEWRKIAALGLIFVGLLAQLIYEQSLSSKTEETEEKK; this comes from the exons ATGATCACCCTTAAAGCCATTCAACCATCGATCCCAACACTGCACCAATCTTTTCCCTGCCGAAGAAACTTCACCAataaggataagaataaatctACTCACTGTTTCTGCAGTTCAAACGATGACGGATCTGACTCCTCTCCATCCAGTGGTGACAAGAGAAAACAGGAACTCCTCGCACGAATCGCGATGTTACAAGCACAAAAGGTTCGCCTCACCAACTTCCTTGATGAACGCGCCGACTACCTGGCCAAGTTTGCGGAGGATGCGAATTCCCAGTTTGATGAGATCGGACAGAACGCGCTCAAAGAGCTCGACGAAGCCGGTTCTCGG ATAATGGAGAACCTGGAAAGTAGGATGCAGGCTTTTGAGGAGACGGCCGAAGTTAATAGACAAGAGATCGAGAAAAATGAGAAGGTTTTGGAGGAGTTTGAGGACCAGATGGAGAGGGACAGAAATGAAGGGCTGTTCTTCAAGAATCTGAGAGAGAAGAAGCCGACAGACAAAGCAGCAGCCAAGTTGGAAGCACAGAAGCTAAAAGAAATTACGAAGGAGAACGCCGGGTCAAAACTTAGGAGGAATATATACCTTGTGCTCATGTCCTTGCTGGCCGTCGCAATAGCTGATGGCCTCTTCAATACTACTGAAGTCGAGTGGCGGAAAATCGCAGCACTGGGCTTGATTTTCGTGGGTTTGCTCGCGCAGCTTATCTACGAGCAGAGCCTGTCGTCAAAAACCGAGGAaacagaagaaaagaaatag